The following are encoded together in the Mycosarcoma maydis chromosome 4, whole genome shotgun sequence genome:
- a CDS encoding l-ornithine N5-oxygenase: MSAPTLDVESPLAASTSSLRAMNMVSSHTTVAKDEIYDLLGIGFGPAHLALSISLRESSEANETNFKAHFLEKRGHFAWHPALLLPGSQLQVSPLKDLVTLRDPASTYSFYNYLHSHGRLARYINKEQGVPSRREWTSYLAWAARRMNQAVSYGQDVISIEPLALASASPDAKQDTVAVRPASAQEADSLCLYQVRIRDESTGHIVNRYARNLSVAVGGVPKLPPAFQAAWDEQQRAPHSIPRLVHSGFYIPSMLKLEPELHKAASLRHPDAAAQLDDSSRLRLAVIGAGQSSTEMFMNLHSRFPSAIVTMIFRASALVPSDDTGFVNSAAFDPERTDEFWQASETQRRKWLQEFKRTNYSVVRTDLLNELHDAMYDKYEVQLPEELQDPTEKQAGRMEMRRCTEVVEVTPLDDGIQLTMRDNLRNAKLETIRFDAVFLGTGFIRSPSKMRFLEQLKPFYPALDAEWMSRDTIAEEDEVSKSIDVEDEEVIERRREMLRGITRDYRLVPASAMQSDAVRSGKSSPGSGSDASSTSSQQTLASENSTENLPEASLYVLGGNEATHGLSDSLLSIVAHRAGELTTSLLQRLPRTRRGTASSAATQPAASTVASAAKTSPTVSVTQTKARQAAQVVNDKLAALSGLHLDATS; encoded by the exons ATGTCCGCCCCGACTCTTGATGTG GAGTCTCCCCTGGCGGCCTCTACTTCTTCTCTTCGAGCTATGAACATG GTATCTTCGCACACCACCGTCgccaaggacgagatcTACGACCTCCTAGGTATCGGCTTCGGCCCGGCCCATCTCGCCCTCTCGATTTCCCTTCGAGAATCGAGCGAGGCCAACGAGACCAACTTCAAGGCCCACTTTCTCGAGAAACGTGGCCACTTTGCATGGCACCCTGCCCTCCTTTTGCCCGGCTCGCAGCTCCAGGTTTCGCCTCTCAAGGACCTTGTCACTCTCCGCGATCCAGCTTCCACGTACAGTTTCTACAATTATCTCCACTCGCACGGCCGTCTGGCACGCTACATCAACAAGGAGCAGGGTGTGCCCAGCCGTCGCGAATGGACCTCCTACCTTGCTTGGGCCGCTCGACGCATGAACCAAGCCGTCTCGTATGGCCAGGACGTCATCTCCATCGAGCCcctcgctctcgcctcGGCTTCCCCGGACGCAAAGCAGGACACTGTCGCTGTGCGTCCCGCCAGCGCCCAAGAAGCCGACTCTCTGTGCCTGTACCAAGTTCGCATCCGCGACGAATCGACCGGTCACATTGTCAACCGATACGCCCGCAACCTCTCGGTCGCCGTGGGTGGAGTTCCCAAACTGCCTCCCGCGTTCCAGGCTGCCTGggatgagcagcagcgcgctcCTCACTCGATCCCGCGCCTCGTCCATTCTGGCTTCTACATTCCATccatgctcaagctcgagcccGAACTGCACAAGGCTGCCTCGCTGCGTCATCccgatgcagctgcacagcTAGATGACTCTTCTCGACTGCGCCTCGCGGTTATCGGTGCGGGACAGTCGTCGACCGAGATGTTCATGAACCTCCACTCTCGCTTCCCCTCGGCGATTGTCACCATGATCTTCCGCGCTTCAGCCCTGGTGCCCTCGGACGACACGGGCTTTGTCAACTCGGCGGCGTTCGATCCGGAACGTACCGACGAGTTTTGGCAGGCCAGCGAAACGCAACGTCGCAAGTGGCTGCAAGAGTTTAAGCGCACCAACTACTCGGTGGTTCGAACCGACTTGCTCAACGAACTGCACGATGCCATGTACGACAAGTACGAAGTGCAGCTGCCCGAGGAGCTCCAGGACCCTACTGAGAAGCAAGCTGGTCGAATGGAGATGCGACGTTGCACCGAGGTCGTCGAGGTTACGCCGCTTGACGATGGTATCCAGTTGACGATGCGCGACAATCTGCGCAACGCAAAGCTCGAGACAATTCGCTTTGACGccgtcttcctcggcaCCGGTTTCATCAGGAGTCCTTCCAAGATGCGGTTCCTGGAGCAGTTGAAGCCATTCTACCCTGCGCTGGACGCGGAATGGATGTCACGCGACACGAttgccgaggaagacgaggtgTCCAAGTCGATCGATGTCGAAGATGAAGAAGTGATCGAACGTCGACGCGAGATGCTGCGCGGTATCACGAGGGACTATCGTCTGGTTCCCGCTAGCGCTATGCAATCCGATGCAGTTCGTAGTGGCAAATCTTCGCCGGGATCAGGAAGCGATGCTTCGTCGACTTCTTCCCAGCAAACGCTGGCTAGCGAAAATTCGACCGAGAACCTACCCGAAGCCTCGCTCTACGTGTTGGGCGGCAACGAGGCAACGCACGGCTTGTCGGACAGTCTGTTGAGCATCGTTGCGCACCGAGCTGGTGAGTTGACAACGAGCCTCTTGCAGAGGTTGCCCAGGACGAGGAGAGGAACCGCATCAAGTGCAGCAACGCAACCAGCAGCCTCCACCGTCGCTTCCGCCGCAAAGACTTCGCCCACAGTCAGCGTCACACAGACAAAAGCTCGTCAGGCAGCTCAAGTAGTCAATGACAAATTGGCCGCTTTGAGCGGgcttcatctcgacgccaCTTCTTAA
- a CDS encoding U2-type spliceosomal complex subunit CWC24 codes for MDGATESGAASSPVVVFKRKRGRASQGTSSTLTNVATSSQAGPSGASRAHSDSGSSRSDSESGSTVVIKKKRRSANPLVQSTGRVYRKLKLSGSLDGEKENSVDADESGDAGLTSSSIASSSLQKMREDATRNSDWDLDTAGTLKETGVTSNSDGLYRGAKSYASFTRTRDDGCSSKMRSRGPIRQTTTVRTTSLIDYQPDVCKDYKETGYCGFGDTCKFLHDRSDYLAGWQLDVLPNSSSRTRENMLSDPEDSDTEDDIPFACLICRKAFTDPVVTRCAHYFCSSCAIKRFAKNSKCFACGQQTGGLFNSAKKVLERMDKLKQQKAQLRREKHEWLQDPQPTHQLATAGDSDVD; via the coding sequence ATGGACGGAGCGACAGAGTCCggcgcagcatcgtcacCTGTCGTCGTCTTTAAGCGAAAGCGAGGACGTGCTTCTCAAGGCACGTCGTCCACCTTGACGAATGTCGCTACCAGCAGTCAAGCAGGACCATCGGGAGCATCACGCGCTCACTCCGACAGTGGATCGTCCAGGAGCGATTCCGAATCTGGCTCTACTGTAGTGATAAAGAAGAAACGAAGGTCGGCGAACCCGCTTGTACAATCGACGGGACGAGTGTATCGCAAACTCAAGCTCAGCGGCTCGCTCGACGGCGAGAAGGAAAACTCGGTTGATGCGGACGAGTCAGGTGATGCtggcttgacgagcagcagcatcgcctctTCTTCACTTCAGAAGATGCGAGAAGATGCTACACGGAACAGTGATTGGGATCTGGATACGGCTGGTACGTTGAAAGAGACCGGTGTCACGAGCAACTCTGACGGGCTGTATCGTGGGGCTAAATCGTACGCCTCGTTTACGCGCACACGCGACGATGGATgttcgagcaagatgcgTTCACGCGGACCGATTCGTCAGACGACCACTGTACGAACGACGTCACTGATCGACTACCAACCAGATGTCTGCAAAGACTACAAGGAAACCGGCTACTGTGGATTCGGCGACACATGCAAATTCCTACATGACAGATCCGACTACCTCGCCGGATGGCAACTCGACGTCCTCCCCAACTCTTCCTCTCGAACCAGGGAAAACATGCTCTCCGATCCCGAAGACAGCGATACCGAAGACGATATACCGTTCGCTTGCTTGATCTGTCGAAAAGCGTTCACCGATCCCGTCGTCACACGCTGCGCTCACTACttttgctcgtcttgcgcCATCAAACGTTTCGCCAAGAATAGCAAGTGCTTCGCTTGCGGTCAGCAGACAGGCGGCCTCTTCAACAGCGCCAAAAAGGTGCTCGAAAGAATGGACAAGCTAAAACAGCAAAAGGCGCAACTCAGAAGAGAAAAGCACGAGTGGCTCCAAGATCCACAGCCCACACACCAATTAGCAACCGCCGGTGATAGCGATGTCGATTAG